One window of the Bremerella sp. JC817 genome contains the following:
- a CDS encoding ABC transporter permease, with amino-acid sequence MIRFLLKRLMWMVITMWVVFTISFYLMWTVSPEGALLSERQLPAAIKRNLEQYYDLDKPLTTRYFKVMGNYLTLNPGPSMKLIDKSVLDILKEGLPISVSLGVLGLSFALLIGFSTGIVSALRRQSLIDVTFRMVATLGIAIPNFVLAGFAIIIFVFTLNLFPAGGWGRPIDLVLPSLCLAAPFAAYISRLTRTGMLEVLGQDYIRTAYAKGLMPTTVVLKHAFRGAILPVVSYLGPATAGILTGSLVLERIFFIPGLGSHFIEAVLQKDHPVSLAVVMVYTFVLFSMNTLVDLSYGLIDPRVKLDK; translated from the coding sequence GTGATTCGCTTTTTGCTGAAGCGGCTGATGTGGATGGTGATCACCATGTGGGTCGTCTTCACTATCAGCTTCTATTTGATGTGGACGGTCTCGCCGGAAGGGGCATTGCTGAGCGAACGCCAGTTGCCAGCGGCGATCAAACGCAACCTCGAGCAGTACTACGATCTCGACAAACCGCTTACCACCCGATACTTCAAGGTGATGGGCAACTACCTGACGCTCAACCCAGGGCCGAGCATGAAGCTGATCGACAAGTCAGTGCTCGACATCCTCAAAGAAGGTCTCCCGATTTCGGTTTCTTTGGGTGTGCTCGGGCTCAGCTTCGCGCTCCTGATTGGCTTCAGCACCGGGATTGTATCTGCCTTAAGGCGGCAGTCACTGATCGACGTGACCTTCCGTATGGTGGCGACCTTAGGGATCGCGATTCCTAACTTCGTGTTGGCTGGCTTCGCGATCATCATCTTTGTGTTTACGCTCAACTTGTTCCCGGCTGGTGGCTGGGGACGGCCGATCGACCTGGTGCTGCCATCGCTTTGCCTGGCGGCTCCGTTCGCGGCCTATATCTCTCGTCTGACACGAACAGGCATGTTGGAAGTGCTGGGGCAAGACTATATCCGAACTGCTTACGCCAAAGGTTTGATGCCGACTACGGTCGTGCTCAAGCATGCCTTTCGCGGGGCTATCTTGCCGGTCGTTTCGTACCTGGGACCTGCCACGGCAGGTATCTTGACCGGTTCGCTCGTGTTGGAACGCATCTTCTTTATCCCTGGTTTGGGAAGTCACTTTATCGAGGCCGTGTTGCAAAAAGATCACCCGGTCAGCCTGGCGGTGGTGATGGTCTACACGTTCGTACTGTTCTCGATGAATACGCTGGTCGACCTTTCGTACGGGTTGATCGATCCTCGGGTGAAGTTGGACAAGTAA